Proteins encoded together in one Bradyrhizobium sp. CB82 window:
- a CDS encoding 4Fe-4S binding protein, with the protein MPFKIIASQCTGCSACEPECPNVAIAEKGGTFVIDPKKCTECIGHFDEPQCVAVCPVDNTCVIDTSLARYQEPA; encoded by the coding sequence ATGCCGTTCAAGATCATCGCCTCTCAGTGCACAGGCTGTTCGGCCTGCGAGCCAGAATGCCCCAACGTCGCGATCGCGGAGAAGGGCGGAACGTTTGTGATTGATCCCAAGAAATGTACCGAATGCATCGGCCATTTTGACGAGCCGCAATGCGTGGCGGTCTGCCCAGTCGACAACACCTGTGTCATCGACACCTCGCTTGCGCGCTACCAGGAGCCCGCTTGA
- the nifT gene encoding putative nitrogen fixation protein NifT gives MKVIIRRSPEAGLSIYVPKKDLEEPIVESEHETLWGGWIRIANGWVLDLPPMTSDTTLPITVNARKRGGDREEA, from the coding sequence ATGAAGGTCATTATTCGTCGTTCACCTGAAGCCGGTCTTTCGATTTACGTGCCCAAGAAGGATCTTGAAGAGCCGATTGTTGAATCTGAGCACGAGACGCTGTGGGGCGGCTGGATCAGAATCGCCAATGGCTGGGTGCTCGATCTCCCGCCGATGACGAGCGACACAACCTTGCCCATTACAGTCAACGCAAGGAAGCGTGGCGGCGACCGCGAAGAGGCATGA
- a CDS encoding nitrogen fixation protein NifZ, which translates to MIKAKPPKFQPGQRVKAMFDLVNDGSFPDAPAERRLVRLGDIGKIVQVGRHTDANLPIYLVEFGEKLVVGCLEREIGLISGVDK; encoded by the coding sequence ATGATCAAAGCCAAGCCGCCAAAATTTCAGCCGGGCCAGCGCGTGAAGGCGATGTTCGACCTGGTCAATGACGGATCCTTCCCCGATGCTCCAGCGGAACGACGCCTGGTCAGGCTCGGTGACATCGGCAAGATTGTCCAGGTTGGCAGACACACAGACGCGAACCTGCCGATCTATCTGGTCGAGTTTGGTGAAAAATTGGTCGTCGGCTGCCTCGAAAGAGAAATTGGCTTAATTTCGGGAGTGGACAAATGA
- a CDS encoding SIR2 family protein, with protein MNALNPPIEFVNRPAAEAMLRKVAEELRHGKVVPYLGPGLAELSNASVPISFEDLAAFFGSRLALPRRTRGNAWACAQHIETTRHRTTLTAMMADAFSAQVEPAQLQRHLARLPLPLIVDSWYDGAMRNALTGRSNWGEVQGITRAGLGEQRWYRYYDAAGTEVDCSSARGWKTILYKPHGGVAPAKNFLVSDADYVEVLTEIDIQTPIPDEVRDRRTGRSFLFLGCRFNDQLLRTYARQVLKRSCDVHYAVIEPDTLSKNERRFLLEQGVRPLAIPLAHTVEILQTS; from the coding sequence ATGAACGCGCTCAATCCACCAATCGAGTTCGTTAATCGGCCGGCGGCCGAAGCCATGCTCCGCAAGGTTGCCGAGGAGCTTCGTCACGGCAAAGTTGTTCCCTATCTTGGACCCGGCCTAGCGGAGTTGTCGAACGCGAGTGTACCGATAAGTTTCGAGGATCTAGCGGCATTCTTCGGCAGCAGGCTGGCGTTGCCAAGACGCACGAGAGGGAACGCCTGGGCCTGTGCACAGCACATTGAGACCACGAGGCACCGCACCACCCTGACAGCGATGATGGCGGACGCCTTTAGCGCGCAGGTCGAACCGGCGCAGCTACAGCGGCATCTCGCAAGGCTGCCGCTGCCGCTGATCGTCGATAGCTGGTACGATGGCGCGATGAGAAACGCCCTGACTGGACGCAGCAATTGGGGCGAGGTCCAGGGCATCACTCGCGCCGGTCTTGGTGAGCAGCGTTGGTACCGCTACTATGATGCAGCAGGCACTGAAGTCGACTGCTCTTCGGCAAGAGGGTGGAAAACGATCCTTTACAAGCCACACGGCGGCGTCGCCCCGGCCAAGAATTTCCTTGTCTCCGATGCCGACTATGTTGAGGTGCTAACCGAAATCGACATACAGACGCCGATTCCGGACGAGGTCAGGGATCGCCGCACCGGCCGCAGCTTCCTATTTCTTGGTTGCCGCTTTAACGATCAGCTTCTGCGTACCTATGCGCGACAGGTGTTAAAGCGCTCTTGCGATGTACACTACGCGGTGATCGAGCCCGACACGCTCTCCAAGAACGAGCGCCGCTTTCTGCTCGAGCAGGGCGTGAGGCCGCTCGCAATTCCGCTCGCCCATACCGTCGAGATCCTCCAGACCAGTTAG
- the nifB gene encoding nitrogenase cofactor biosynthesis protein NifB produces MDAPTQQEASSSAIEIGEITKMIAEKKGCGSGRAGCGSQASRNDLPAETWEKVKNHPCYSEEAHHHYARMHVAVAPACNIKCNYCNRKYDCANESRPGVVSERLTPEQAAKKVVAVASTIPQMTVLGIAGPGDPLANPEKTFKTFELVRGAAPDLKLCLSTNGLALPDHIDTITKFNVDHVTITINMIDPVIGAKIYPWIFYKHKRYTGIQAAKILTDRQLQGLEMLAARGVLCKVNSVMIPGINDRHLLEVNKAVKSRGAFLHNIMPLISSPEHGTVFGLNGQRGPTARELKALQDGCEGEMRMMRHCRQCRADAVGLLGEDRRAEFTTEEIMEMNVKYDVESRKGYQAKIEEERAAKTAAERADLTKRADNGSDLKLLVAVATKGAGLINEHFGHAKEFQVYELSSGGAKFVGHRRIDLYCQGGYAEEGCLATIIGAISDCHAVFIAKIGGRPRAELIKAGVEPVDQYAHEPIDKATIAWFEAYLDRVNSGTIQHEERGDAAIRPRALTSAA; encoded by the coding sequence ATGGATGCTCCAACGCAACAGGAAGCATCGAGCAGCGCTATTGAGATCGGCGAAATCACGAAGATGATTGCCGAGAAAAAGGGCTGCGGCAGCGGCAGGGCTGGCTGCGGCTCGCAGGCGAGCCGCAACGATCTGCCAGCCGAGACATGGGAGAAGGTGAAAAACCACCCCTGTTACAGTGAGGAGGCGCATCATCACTATGCGCGCATGCATGTCGCGGTCGCTCCGGCCTGCAATATCAAGTGCAACTACTGCAACCGAAAATATGACTGTGCTAATGAATCGCGTCCCGGCGTGGTCAGCGAGAGGCTGACGCCAGAACAGGCCGCTAAGAAGGTCGTGGCGGTCGCTTCCACGATTCCGCAAATGACCGTGCTCGGCATCGCCGGTCCTGGCGATCCCCTCGCCAACCCCGAAAAGACCTTCAAGACGTTCGAGCTCGTCCGAGGGGCCGCGCCCGATCTCAAGCTGTGCCTGTCAACGAACGGTCTGGCATTACCCGATCATATCGACACCATCACAAAATTCAATGTCGACCACGTCACGATCACGATCAATATGATCGACCCCGTGATCGGCGCAAAGATCTATCCCTGGATCTTCTACAAGCACAAACGCTATACCGGCATCCAAGCTGCAAAGATCCTCACCGATCGCCAGCTCCAGGGGTTGGAAATGCTCGCTGCGCGCGGGGTCCTCTGCAAGGTCAACTCCGTCATGATCCCCGGGATAAACGATCGGCACCTCCTTGAGGTCAACAAAGCTGTGAAATCGCGCGGTGCTTTCCTGCACAATATCATGCCTTTGATTTCCTCACCCGAACACGGCACCGTGTTCGGTTTGAATGGCCAGCGCGGCCCGACCGCGCGGGAATTGAAGGCATTGCAGGATGGCTGCGAGGGTGAGATGCGCATGATGCGCCACTGCCGTCAGTGCCGGGCCGATGCGGTCGGCCTCCTCGGCGAAGACCGTCGCGCGGAGTTCACCACCGAAGAAATCATGGAGATGAATGTCAAATACGATGTTGAGAGCCGCAAGGGCTACCAGGCCAAAATCGAGGAAGAGCGCGCCGCCAAGACCGCTGCGGAGCGCGCCGACCTTACGAAACGCGCAGATAACGGTAGCGACCTTAAGCTGCTGGTGGCGGTCGCGACCAAGGGAGCCGGCCTGATCAACGAACACTTTGGGCATGCCAAGGAGTTCCAGGTCTATGAGCTCTCCAGCGGCGGTGCCAAATTCGTTGGCCATCGACGCATCGATCTGTACTGCCAGGGAGGCTATGCGGAGGAAGGATGCCTTGCGACCATCATCGGGGCTATTAGCGATTGCCATGCGGTGTTCATCGCCAAGATTGGCGGCCGCCCCAGGGCCGAGTTGATCAAAGCCGGCGTCGAGCCGGTCGATCAGTACGCTCATGAGCCAATCGATAAGGCAACGATCGCCTGGTTCGAGGCCTATCTCGACAGGGTCAACAGCGGCACGATCCAACATGAAGAACGTGGTGATGCTGCGATCCGCCCGCGGGCCCTGACTTCCGCGGCGTGA
- a CDS encoding DegT/DnrJ/EryC1/StrS family aminotransferase produces the protein MISLSDPDITRAEIAAVDRVLCSQRLSNGEVTEQFEAAFAAYLGRNYAVAVSSGTIGLLLCLKACGIAAGDEVVASSHSYRETAHAISLAGARPVFADIDYWSGTLAPQKVEERITSKTRAILAANINGHPAAWSELQDIGSRHNLLLLEDSTEAIGSRYKGQLVGTFGDVAVFDLSQPSLLTCGEGAIVVTDDIERAVALRRHRSHRLGDRSSVSVSAVAPYQAGMSDLSAALGLAQLRRIDEILERRRLIEQLYATHMQSFEGIKPPYVESDATEVYWFLYVVHLGTRFTRSSRDAVVEDLRVRQVEAAAYSRPLHLQRHYFDLGYRRGDLPVIEKISDRAVALPFHTHLTDSQIEFIVETMKDASINVGAGAAIY, from the coding sequence TTGATTTCGTTGTCGGATCCCGACATTACCCGGGCCGAAATCGCAGCAGTCGATCGCGTGTTGTGCTCGCAGCGACTCTCTAACGGCGAGGTCACCGAACAATTCGAGGCGGCATTTGCCGCCTATCTCGGGCGGAACTACGCCGTCGCGGTATCGAGCGGCACCATTGGCCTTCTGCTTTGCCTGAAGGCTTGTGGCATTGCCGCGGGCGACGAAGTGGTTGCCTCCTCCCATTCATATCGCGAAACTGCGCATGCAATCAGCCTCGCGGGTGCACGGCCGGTGTTTGCGGACATTGACTATTGGTCCGGGACGCTCGCGCCGCAGAAAGTCGAGGAACGCATCACGTCAAAGACCCGCGCCATCCTCGCCGCCAACATCAATGGCCATCCTGCAGCCTGGTCGGAGCTGCAGGATATCGGCAGTAGGCACAATCTGCTGCTGCTGGAAGATTCCACTGAGGCTATCGGCTCGCGCTACAAGGGCCAACTGGTCGGCACCTTCGGCGATGTCGCCGTGTTTGATCTGTCCCAGCCCTCGCTTCTGACCTGCGGCGAAGGCGCCATAGTGGTTACCGATGATATCGAGCGAGCGGTGGCGCTACGTCGCCACCGCTCGCATCGGCTGGGCGATCGTTCTTCCGTTTCCGTCAGTGCGGTTGCACCATATCAGGCCGGGATGAGCGATCTTTCCGCTGCGCTGGGACTTGCGCAGCTAAGGCGTATCGACGAGATCTTGGAGCGGCGCCGGCTGATCGAGCAGCTTTATGCGACGCATATGCAGTCGTTCGAGGGCATCAAACCTCCCTATGTCGAGTCCGACGCGACTGAAGTCTACTGGTTCCTCTACGTTGTCCATCTCGGGACGCGTTTCACGCGCTCCAGCCGCGATGCGGTCGTCGAGGATCTCCGCGTCCGGCAAGTCGAGGCTGCCGCCTACAGCCGTCCCCTGCACCTGCAGCGGCACTATTTCGATCTCGGCTACCGCCGCGGCGATCTGCCGGTGATCGAAAAGATCTCCGATCGCGCCGTCGCACTACCGTTTCATACGCATCTCACCGACAGCCAGATCGAGTTCATCGTTGAGACCATGAAAGACGCCTCGATCAATGTGGGCGCTGGAGCGGCGATCTACTGA
- a CDS encoding nitrogen fixation protein NifZ has protein sequence MRTSVPDDDVVELMAGPVFDFGEKVRANRTIRNDGTYAGKEIGDILAKKGEVGYVVSIGTFLQRFYIYGVQFIESGNRVGMKRKELDPIVPRDTVEDLLLPGAKSR, from the coding sequence ATGCGCACCAGTGTTCCTGATGATGACGTCGTCGAGCTGATGGCAGGACCCGTCTTCGACTTTGGCGAGAAGGTGCGGGCCAATCGCACCATTCGCAATGACGGCACCTATGCCGGCAAAGAGATCGGCGACATCCTGGCCAAGAAGGGCGAGGTCGGCTACGTCGTGTCGATCGGAACTTTCCTGCAGCGGTTCTACATCTACGGCGTCCAATTCATCGAAAGCGGCAACAGGGTCGGCATGAAGCGCAAGGAACTCGATCCGATCGTGCCTCGCGACACGGTCGAAGACCTGCTCTTGCCGGGAGCTAAATCACGATGA